The Clostridium septicum genome contains a region encoding:
- a CDS encoding Gfo/Idh/MocA family oxidoreductase, whose amino-acid sequence MKKINFGIVGVGRLGKAHAENLAFKIPNANLLAVCSIDKSQIDEVQKAWNIPYRYASFDEMLTNKELDAIFIASPSGFHCNQIKKALDAGFHVFSEKPLGLYLEDTIEAMKAVNSNSEKIFMLGFMRRYDKSYAYAKKKIKEGFIGKPVLVRCYGLDPAKALPSFLKFAKDSYSGGLFLDMAIHDIDLARWYLESEADELWAIGDAYEYEEFKEINDAETGSAMIKFKNGTMALLVAGRNCAHGYHIETEIIGTKGTLRIGTTPNKNLVTIFDERGVNKECAGGFLERFEDAYLEEVKEFVNCILENRKPNVTVEDGVLSTIVGYACKESFETGKLVKIDYSKYEDLK is encoded by the coding sequence ATGAAAAAAATAAACTTTGGAATAGTAGGGGTGGGAAGGTTAGGAAAAGCTCATGCTGAAAATTTAGCATTTAAAATTCCAAATGCTAATCTTTTAGCGGTGTGTTCAATAGATAAGTCTCAAATTGATGAAGTTCAAAAAGCTTGGAATATTCCATACAGATACGCTAGTTTTGATGAAATGTTAACTAATAAAGAATTAGATGCAATATTCATAGCTTCACCATCAGGATTTCATTGTAATCAAATTAAAAAAGCACTAGATGCAGGTTTTCATGTGTTTAGTGAAAAGCCACTTGGATTATATTTAGAAGATACAATAGAAGCGATGAAAGCTGTTAACTCTAATTCAGAAAAAATATTTATGTTGGGCTTTATGAGAAGATATGACAAGTCATATGCTTATGCTAAGAAAAAGATAAAAGAAGGTTTTATAGGGAAGCCAGTACTAGTTAGATGTTATGGATTAGATCCAGCTAAAGCTTTACCAAGTTTCTTGAAATTTGCTAAAGATAGTTATAGTGGTGGATTATTTTTAGATATGGCAATACATGATATTGATTTAGCTAGATGGTATCTGGAATCAGAAGCAGATGAATTATGGGCTATAGGGGATGCTTATGAATATGAAGAATTTAAAGAAATAAATGATGCTGAAACAGGCTCAGCTATGATTAAATTCAAAAATGGAACAATGGCATTACTTGTTGCAGGAAGGAACTGTGCTCATGGATATCATATAGAAACAGAAATAATAGGTACTAAAGGCACATTAAGAATTGGCACAACTCCTAACAAAAACTTAGTTACTATATTTGATGAGAGGGGTGTTAATAAAGAATGTGCAGGAGGATTTTTAGAAAGATTTGAAGATGCATATTTGGAAGAAGTAAAAGAATTTGTTAATTGTATATTAGAGAATAGAAAACCTAATGTTACAGTTGAAGATGGGGTATTATCAACTATAGTTGGATATGCTTGTAAAGAATCTTTTGAAACAGGGAAGTTGGTTAAGATTGACTATTCAAAATATGAAGATTTAAAATAG
- a CDS encoding helix-turn-helix domain-containing protein, whose amino-acid sequence MRREYINYLSDLPVKVTYTCIKNYPIHWHNSIEILYVLKGSLKVNIDTDSFEILEKELEVINVEEAHRIYSDTENRVLVFHIDPYFFEKYYTDINNIFFYTNTTDDDAQDGEEYDDFRTFLARILCETVQRTEDYDEVIESTLVDLLYHLINNFHYLTYEKEELKDNADQLARYHRISKYIFNNYDSNITLQDIAKKEFLSPHYLSHEIKSATGYSFTDLVNLTRVEESVKLLLDTDMSISDISDEVGFSHVRYLNKNFKNYYNCTPLQYRKKNKLTEKDFENQKILEVFPLEEALDYLAYDLEDYDRFNYENKLWKVHIDMDNVLKEFNKEFKEVINLGDSFDLLIEDNKDILEEIQEEIHFSYGRIENLFNSDMGVFPNSDFYNWNKTKSVIEFLDYLDLKPLIVLDNILFTTQKYTQVLNSFFEYFSEIDYIDVCEFKFQFSSEINHEIKEELLVLLKNEYNLNVLNSNFISLSNNRNKVYDTAFMLPFIIHNTIFKGVSLDDLRAFDVLEKEMSLTNEVFIGAPGIVNDMGIRKPSYYAYYLLSKLGNEIVAMDNGYIVTKKEDEYCILLYSHNDDLDSLADYHDLFKKRGKGKVYKKKLSLNIVNIKNSSRIITYEVNEKIGSSYNYWISMGSPDRLSKEEKEILHRASFPKIEFKYSKKNTILNIITELQGYGAKLILIKSTKSRL is encoded by the coding sequence ATGCGAAGAGAATATATAAATTATCTTTCAGATTTACCGGTAAAAGTTACTTATACTTGTATAAAGAATTATCCAATACATTGGCATAATTCTATAGAAATATTATATGTTCTTAAAGGTAGTCTTAAAGTTAATATAGATACTGACTCTTTCGAAATTCTAGAAAAAGAATTAGAAGTTATTAATGTTGAAGAAGCTCATAGAATATATAGTGATACTGAAAATAGAGTTCTTGTATTTCATATAGATCCTTATTTTTTTGAAAAATACTATACAGATATAAATAATATATTTTTCTACACAAATACAACTGATGATGATGCTCAAGATGGTGAAGAATATGATGATTTTAGAACTTTTTTAGCTAGAATATTATGTGAAACTGTTCAAAGAACAGAAGATTATGATGAAGTTATTGAATCTACTCTAGTCGATTTGCTTTATCACTTAATAAACAACTTTCACTATTTAACTTATGAGAAAGAAGAATTAAAAGATAATGCCGATCAATTAGCACGATATCATAGAATATCTAAGTATATTTTTAATAATTATGATAGCAATATTACTCTTCAAGATATAGCAAAAAAAGAATTCTTAAGTCCACACTATTTATCACATGAAATTAAATCTGCTACGGGGTATAGCTTTACTGACTTAGTTAATTTAACAAGAGTTGAAGAATCCGTTAAACTTCTCTTAGATACTGATATGAGTATATCAGATATATCTGATGAAGTTGGATTTTCTCACGTAAGATATTTAAATAAAAACTTTAAAAATTATTATAACTGTACACCTCTTCAATATAGAAAGAAAAATAAGTTAACTGAAAAAGATTTTGAAAATCAGAAAATTTTAGAAGTTTTTCCTTTAGAGGAGGCTTTAGATTATCTAGCCTATGATTTAGAGGATTATGATAGATTTAATTATGAAAACAAACTTTGGAAAGTTCATATAGATATGGACAATGTATTAAAAGAGTTTAATAAAGAATTTAAGGAAGTTATTAATTTAGGAGATTCCTTTGATTTACTAATTGAAGATAATAAAGATATATTAGAAGAAATCCAAGAAGAAATCCATTTTAGTTATGGAAGAATAGAAAATTTATTTAATAGTGATATGGGGGTATTTCCAAACTCTGATTTTTACAACTGGAATAAAACTAAAAGTGTTATAGAGTTCTTAGATTATTTAGACTTAAAACCTCTTATAGTATTAGATAATATACTATTTACCACACAAAAATATACACAAGTTCTTAATAGTTTCTTTGAGTACTTTTCGGAAATTGATTATATTGATGTATGCGAATTCAAATTTCAATTTTCATCTGAAATAAATCATGAAATAAAAGAAGAATTACTAGTTTTATTAAAAAATGAATATAACTTAAATGTTTTAAATTCCAATTTTATCTCTCTTAGTAATAATCGTAATAAGGTTTACGATACAGCATTTATGCTTCCATTTATAATTCATAATACAATATTTAAAGGAGTTTCTTTAGATGATTTGAGAGCCTTTGATGTTTTAGAAAAAGAAATGAGTTTAACTAACGAAGTGTTTATAGGTGCTCCTGGTATTGTTAATGATATGGGAATAAGAAAGCCATCTTATTATGCCTACTATTTACTTAGCAAACTCGGTAATGAAATAGTAGCCATGGATAATGGATATATTGTTACAAAAAAAGAAGATGAATATTGTATTCTTCTATATTCTCATAATGATGACTTAGATTCTCTTGCCGATTATCATGATTTATTCAAAAAAAGAGGTAAAGGCAAAGTTTACAAGAAAAAACTTTCTTTAAATATAGTAAATATAAAAAATTCCTCTAGAATAATTACCTATGAAGTAAACGAAAAAATAGGTTCATCTTATAATTATTGGATTTCAATGGGGTCACCAGATAGATTAAGTAAAGAAGAAAAAGAAATTCTCCATAGAGCATCCTTTCCTAAAATTGAATTTAAATATTCTAAAAAGAATACAATTCTTAATATAATTACAGAGTTACAAGGTTATGGAGCTAAACTAATTTTAATAAAAAGTACTAAATCTAGATTGTAA
- the clpB gene encoding ATP-dependent chaperone ClpB has protein sequence MNIEKMTLRVQQALNDASLVAVKYNHQQVEIIHLFSALVEQEDGLIPNILTKMGIPVKALKSDINNKLEIMPKVLGEGADSSGVYATRQIEEVLVRADEISKRFEDSYISVEHVMLAIIEVDKKGPTKILLDKYNINKDNFMGILAEVRGNQRVETQDPEGTYDALGKYGTNLTDLAKKHKLDPVIGRDEEIRRAIRILSRRTKNNPVLIGEPGVGKTAIVEGLAERIVRGDVPEGLKNKVIFSLDMGALVAGAKYRGEFEERLKAVLKEVQSSEGRIILFIDEIHTIVGAGKTEGAMDAGNLIKPLLARGELHCIGATTFDEYRQYIEKDKALERRFQPVIVEEPTVQDAISILRGLKERFEIHHGIRIHDSAIVAAAKLSDRYIQDRYLPDKAIDLIDEAGAMIRTEIDSLPTELDKIRRRQFQLEIEKEALTRENDEGSKKKLKALEKDIAELKAKNDEMTAKFEKERDAILNIRDLKSKLDEARGELEIAQRNYDYNRAAEIQYSEIPKIEAEIDLKEKEVKENYEGALLKEEVTEEEVSQILSRWTGIPVSNLLEGEREKLLRLEDEMQNRVIGQEEAITSVTNAILRARAGLKDINRPIGSFIFLGPTGVGKTELAKTLARNLFDSEENIIRIDMSEYMEKHAVSRLVGAPPGYVGYDEGGQLTEAVRRNPYSVILFDEIEKAHEDVFNLFLQILDDGRLTDNKGKTVDFKNTIIIMTSNIGSSYLLENTDEHSVDSKIREEVMNEMKLRFKPEFLNRVDDIIMFKPLSESGIKKIIDIFLDEVRNRLKDRSVKLEVTEAAKDIMAKEGYDMVYGARPLKRYIQNTLENNLARKIIKGEIAYGSNVTIDGLDEEIIIKVQ, from the coding sequence ATGAATATTGAAAAAATGACATTAAGAGTTCAACAAGCTTTAAATGATGCTAGTTTAGTAGCGGTAAAATACAATCATCAACAAGTAGAAATAATTCATCTATTTTCAGCTCTAGTAGAACAAGAGGATGGATTAATTCCTAATATTTTAACCAAGATGGGTATTCCAGTTAAGGCTTTAAAATCAGATATAAATAATAAATTAGAGATTATGCCAAAGGTTCTAGGTGAAGGTGCAGATTCTTCAGGAGTTTATGCAACTAGACAAATAGAAGAAGTTTTAGTAAGGGCTGATGAAATATCAAAGAGATTTGAAGATTCATATATTAGTGTAGAACATGTAATGCTTGCTATTATAGAAGTAGATAAAAAAGGTCCAACAAAAATTTTATTAGATAAATATAATATAAATAAAGATAATTTTATGGGAATTCTAGCAGAAGTTAGAGGAAATCAAAGAGTTGAAACCCAAGATCCAGAAGGAACTTATGATGCTTTAGGTAAATACGGTACAAATCTTACAGATTTAGCTAAAAAGCATAAGTTAGATCCTGTAATAGGTAGAGATGAAGAAATAAGAAGAGCTATTAGAATTCTTTCGAGAAGAACTAAAAATAATCCTGTTCTTATTGGAGAACCAGGAGTTGGTAAAACTGCAATTGTTGAAGGGTTAGCAGAAAGAATTGTAAGAGGAGATGTTCCAGAAGGATTAAAAAATAAAGTTATTTTCTCATTAGATATGGGAGCTTTAGTTGCGGGAGCTAAATACAGGGGTGAATTTGAGGAAAGACTAAAAGCTGTATTAAAAGAAGTACAAAGTAGTGAAGGAAGAATAATTTTATTTATAGATGAAATTCATACTATTGTAGGTGCTGGTAAAACAGAAGGGGCAATGGATGCAGGTAACTTAATTAAGCCATTACTTGCAAGAGGTGAGCTACATTGTATAGGTGCAACTACTTTTGATGAATATAGACAATATATTGAAAAAGATAAAGCTTTAGAAAGAAGATTTCAACCAGTAATAGTTGAAGAACCAACAGTACAAGATGCAATTTCCATATTAAGAGGATTAAAAGAAAGATTTGAAATTCATCATGGAATTAGAATACATGATTCTGCTATAGTAGCAGCAGCTAAGCTTTCAGATAGATATATACAAGATAGATATTTACCTGATAAAGCTATAGATTTAATAGATGAAGCTGGAGCTATGATTAGAACAGAAATAGATTCACTGCCAACGGAACTTGATAAAATTAGAAGAAGACAATTTCAATTAGAAATAGAAAAAGAAGCCTTAACAAGAGAAAATGATGAAGGTTCTAAAAAGAAGTTAAAAGCTTTGGAAAAAGATATTGCAGAGCTTAAAGCTAAAAATGATGAGATGACTGCTAAATTTGAAAAAGAAAGAGATGCTATTTTAAACATTAGAGATTTAAAATCTAAATTAGATGAAGCTAGAGGAGAGTTAGAAATAGCACAAAGAAATTATGATTACAATAGAGCAGCAGAAATTCAATATAGTGAAATTCCCAAAATAGAAGCTGAAATAGATTTAAAAGAAAAAGAAGTAAAAGAAAATTATGAAGGTGCTTTATTAAAAGAAGAGGTAACAGAAGAAGAAGTATCTCAAATTCTTTCAAGATGGACAGGAATTCCAGTAAGTAATTTACTAGAAGGTGAAAGAGAAAAACTTTTAAGATTGGAAGATGAAATGCAAAATAGAGTAATAGGTCAAGAAGAAGCTATTACGTCAGTAACAAATGCCATATTAAGAGCTAGAGCAGGATTAAAGGATATAAATAGACCTATAGGATCATTTATATTTTTAGGACCAACAGGGGTAGGTAAAACAGAGCTTGCTAAAACTTTAGCTAGAAATCTATTTGATTCAGAAGAGAACATAATAAGAATAGATATGTCTGAGTATATGGAAAAACATGCAGTATCAAGATTAGTTGGAGCGCCTCCAGGATATGTGGGATATGATGAAGGTGGTCAATTAACTGAAGCTGTTAGAAGAAATCCTTATAGTGTTATATTATTTGATGAAATAGAAAAAGCTCATGAGGATGTATTCAATTTATTTTTACAAATACTAGATGATGGTCGATTAACAGATAATAAAGGAAAAACAGTTGATTTTAAAAATACAATAATTATAATGACATCTAATATAGGTAGTAGCTATCTTTTAGAAAATACTGATGAACATTCTGTAGATTCTAAAATAAGAGAAGAAGTAATGAATGAAATGAAGCTAAGGTTTAAGCCAGAGTTCTTAAATAGAGTAGATGATATTATAATGTTTAAGCCTTTATCAGAATCAGGAATCAAGAAGATAATTGATATATTCTTAGATGAAGTAAGAAATAGGCTAAAAGATAGAAGTGTTAAATTAGAAGTAACAGAAGCTGCAAAAGATATAATGGCTAAAGAGGGATATGATATGGTATATGGTGCAAGACCTCTTAAGAGATATATACAAAACACTTTAGAGAATAATCTAGCAAGAAAAATTATTAAAGGCGAAATCGCTTATGGATCTAATGTAACTATTGATGGATTAGATGAGGAGATTATTATAAAAGTTCAATAA
- a CDS encoding amidase domain-containing protein, giving the protein MYSIFSFFKRFKIKKNILIQDKSLVEIEKVLMGYFSHCIENEKKLKQKSNKYIYPKSILENYNKVYYSFIIEMYKNIKVKAEFYNIFLNINSINIIEKSIVVDVDKIIEIKYKNSKVKTKYKDNHLIYLNIKNNKLFVSRDIIEEGIKADELVNTISSYEKYMENKINIIKKNKSSLKEYINNFNKRSNPKVQENKKGVYRYSGYDGNLAAKWASENWDAEEEYQGNDCTNFVSKCLKNGGLPMDKIWRPGSYAWIRVVNLRNWLVNTGYGVENKDNSNLSLGDVVQLHSRSKDMWSHSTIITYIDEQGEIYVSAHSYPYYNRPLFSYYPTYAYSNIRYLRIKRG; this is encoded by the coding sequence ATGTACTCAATATTTTCTTTTTTTAAGAGATTTAAAATAAAAAAGAATATACTTATACAAGATAAAAGTTTAGTGGAAATAGAGAAAGTGTTAATGGGATATTTTAGTCATTGTATAGAAAACGAAAAGAAATTAAAACAAAAAAGCAATAAATATATATACCCTAAATCTATTTTAGAAAATTATAACAAAGTGTACTATTCTTTTATAATAGAGATGTATAAAAATATCAAAGTAAAAGCTGAGTTTTATAATATTTTCTTAAACATTAATTCTATTAATATAATTGAAAAATCAATAGTGGTAGATGTAGATAAAATTATAGAAATAAAATATAAAAATTCAAAAGTAAAAACTAAATATAAAGATAATCATTTAATCTACTTAAATATTAAAAATAATAAATTATTTGTTAGTAGAGATATTATTGAAGAAGGAATTAAAGCTGATGAGCTTGTTAATACAATTAGTTCATATGAAAAATATATGGAAAATAAAATAAATATTATTAAGAAAAATAAATCTAGTTTAAAAGAATATATAAATAACTTTAATAAAAGAAGTAATCCAAAAGTACAAGAAAATAAAAAGGGGGTATATAGATATTCAGGATATGATGGGAATTTAGCAGCAAAGTGGGCAAGTGAAAATTGGGATGCAGAGGAAGAATACCAAGGCAATGACTGTACAAATTTTGTATCAAAATGTTTAAAAAACGGGGGACTTCCAATGGATAAAATTTGGAGACCTGGAAGTTATGCGTGGATAAGAGTAGTAAATTTAAGAAATTGGTTAGTTAACACAGGATATGGAGTTGAGAATAAGGACAATAGTAATTTAAGTTTAGGAGATGTAGTACAGCTACATAGCAGATCAAAGGATATGTGGTCACATTCTACAATAATTACTTATATAGATGAGCAAGGGGAAATTTATGTATCTGCACATTCATATCCCTATTATAATAGACCTTTATTTTCTTATTATCCAACATATGCATA